The following nucleotide sequence is from Melioribacteraceae bacterium.
TTACAACCAGATCATCAATTTCAGACTTATCTTTATAACCGAGCTTTTTAGCTTGTTCTAACCATTTATTAGTTGATTCAGAATTATTTGGTGTTGACAAAGAAAGCGCCGCATATAATTCTTTTGATTTTAGATCTTTATTAAGGGCTTTTTGAAATCTTGCATGTGCTTTTTCATATTCATTAAAAAATGTTAAATGAAAATATCCGAGGATAAAATCATATTTTGGATTATCTTTTTGAGCGGTTGATAATTTTTTAACTTCCGTAAATAGTCTATAATCCTGAAATGAAATTGAATTATATTTTTGTTCTTCCATAAAGTTTAATACAGTTTTCATATTCTCAGGATCGAAATATCCACTGACTAACTCGATAAATTTGAAATCCGGTGTAAAAAATACTGTTGCCGGATAACCTCGAACACCGACTTCATTGGCTAATTCTCTATAAGACATCTCACCACTTTTGAGTTTAACTGTTCCTTGTTTCTCCGGATTGATCTTTACCACGACAAAATTTGCGTTCAATATTTTTATTATGCCTTTGTCAGTATAAGTTTCTTTATCCATCTTTTTACACCAGCCGCACCAATCGGTATAAAAATCTATGAGTATAGTCTTGTTTTCTTTTTCGGCAATTTTCACTGCCTCTTCTAAACTTAACCATTTTAATTCGTTTGCGCTGACTGATGTAAATAAAATTAATGTCATAAAAAAGAATATATTTTTAAACATATTATTATCCCGTTTTGTTAATTCGTTAGATGATTAAAATGTAAAAATGTTTCAAGAAATGAAAATAAACTTAGAGGATATCCCCGGCTAATTAACCGAACCGGGGATTCAAATTTGAGACTAATTAAAGAAGTGATCTATAACTTTGTAAAGTTTTCATGTAGTTAGCTCGTTCAAAAGCTGCTGGTTCACCAACTTTCTTTTGGCTCATACTTCCCTTCATCATTTGGATTGATTCATATTCATGTTCTTCCA
It contains:
- a CDS encoding DUF255 domain-containing protein, whose product is MFKNIFFFMTLILFTSVSANELKWLSLEEAVKIAEKENKTILIDFYTDWCGWCKKMDKETYTDKGIIKILNANFVVVKINPEKQGTVKLKSGEMSYRELANEVGVRGYPATVFFTPDFKFIELVSGYFDPENMKTVLNFMEEQKYNSISFQDYRLFTEVKKLSTAQKDNPKYDFILGYFHLTFFNEYEKAHARFQKALNKDLKSKELYAALSLSTPNNSESTNKWLEQAKKLGYKDKSEIDDLVVTYVREIFAKN